In a genomic window of Pseudorasbora parva isolate DD20220531a chromosome 24, ASM2467924v1, whole genome shotgun sequence:
- the cnn3a gene encoding calponin-3a: protein MTQFNKGPAYGLSAEVKNKIAQKYDLQKEEELRFWIEEVTGMPIGDSFQKGLKDGVILSELINKLQPGSIKKINHTQLNWHKLENLGNFIKAILAYGLKPNDIFEANDLFENGNMTQVQTTLLALASMAKTKGMETNVDIGVKYADKQQRHFDEEKMKAGQCVIGLQMGTNKCASQAGMTAYGTRRHLYDPKTQTEKPYDQTTISLQMGTNKGASQAGMSAPGTRRDIYDQKAALQPVDNSTISLQMGTNKVASQKGMSVYGLGRQVYDPKYCATPTEPMIHANGSQGTGTNGSEISDSDYQAEYQEEEYQGEYHDEYRGHYNDQGIDY from the exons ATTGCACAGAAATATGACCTACAGAAGGAGGAGGAGCTTCGCTTCTGGATCGAGGAGGTGACCGGCATGCCGATCGGAGACAGCTTTCAGAAAGGCCTCAAGGATGGCGTCATACTATCCGA ATTGATAAACAAACTTCAGCCTGGATCGATAAAGAAAATAAACCATACACAGTTAAACTGGCATAAG CTAGAGAACCTTGGGAATTTCATCAAGGCCATCCTAGCCTACGGGCTGAAGCCCAATGACATCTTTGAAGCCAACGACCTCTTCGAAAACGGGAACATGACGCAAGTCCAGACCACACTTCTCGCTTTGGCCAGTATG GCAAAGACCAAAGGCATGGAAACGAATGTCGACATTGGCGTCAAATACGCAGACAAGCAGCAGAGACATTTTGATGAGGAGAAAATGAAAGCTGGCCAGTGTGTCATCGGACTTCAG ATGGGAACCAACAAATGCGCAAGCCAGGCTGGTATGACCGCCTACGGGACCAGGAGACACCTTTATGACCCCAAGACACAGACAGAGAAACCCTACGACCAGACCACCATCAGCTTGCAAATGGGCACCAATAAAGGAGCCAGCCAG GCTGGTATGTCTGCCCCAGGCACCAGAAGGGACATCTATGACCAGAAGGCAGCTCTGCAACCAGTGGACAACTCCACTATCTCATTGCAAATGGGAACCAATAAGGTGGCCTCTCAGAAGGGCATGAGCGTGTACGGGCTGGGACGGCAGGTTTACGACCCCAAGTATTGCGCCACCCCCACGGAGCCCATGATCCACGCCAATGGCAGCCAGGGCACAGGCACGAATGGCTCAGAAATCAGCGATAGTGACTATCAGGCTGAATATCAGGAGGAGGAGTACCAGGGCGAATACCACGATGAGTACAGAGGGCACTACAACGACCAGGGCATCGACTACTAA